TGAATTATTTTTTTCTTAAAGCTTATCCTCTGGATCTCTGTAAGATCTCTTGTCAGTGATGGAAAACTATCATTAAGAAAACCGCTATCAGGAGATAAACCGTAATTCATAAACTTTGAGTAAAACGAAAGAGGGACAATATTATCAATAAGGTTCATTATTGTTTGGGTGATCTCTCTGGCTCTGGTATTTGTAATTTTATAGTTAAGTTTAATAGCGTCCATCAGATGAGCTTTCGGGATATAGTCAAGATCATGATTAATTCTTGATAGAGATAAACAAGTTTTCAGTGAATAGTGAAAAAGATTTGTAGCTTCATCAGTTTTGAACAGTCTGTCAATGGTTGAGGCTTTTTTTGATAGTAGTTTAAAGGCAAGGTTTTCATCTTTATGATGGATAATCCTGTCTGATCTTTTTGACAGAACAAAATTTTTTATGTTGCCAGTCTGATCTATGTAAAAAATATTTATCAGGTTTATCTTCAAAAGATGTTTTAGCCATATGGGAAAAGTGTATATACTGAAAACATTTTCTACATCAGAAATCTGGATCTGATGAATTAATCTATCACTGCCAACAATAAGGTATGTATCCTCTATCTCAAAAACATTAGGATAAGAACCAAAGATAAAAAGATTTTTCTTTTCTGGAATATATTTTCTGAATAGTATCACCTCCTTATCTTTTTATACATACTCCATATTTTCTGTCGCAGTAAAAACCGATTGGACAGTCTGTATCAAAATAACAATCCCTTTCTGTTCTGGGCATTATGCTGTCAGATCTGGGCAAAGGATATGTAGGCACACCAAACTCATCAACAGCTTTCATACATTTTCCTTCCATTTTTCCCATAATACCCTCCAGATTTTTTATAAAAAATAAACTGGAAAAAGTCAGTTTTCTGACATTGATATTGCTTTTTTGATTTACTAACATTAAATTATTCTAAAAGAATAATTCTAAAGGAATAATTATGAAGAACCCCTTTACGATAGGTATAGCAAAGGAAGAAAGATTTTGCAATAGAAAAAAAGAGATAAAAGAGCTTAAAAATTTCATAAAAAACAGGCAAAGCGTTGTTATATATTCCCCAAGAAGATACGGCAAAACATCATTAATCAAAAAAGTTCTCAATGATCTTGAAAAGGAAAACAAAAACTTTGGTGGGATATATGTTGATTTATTTTCTGTTTCATCATATCAGGATTTCGTTGAGATCTTTTCAAAATCGGTTATACACAGCATAGGAAGAGAAGTAAACAGATCTTTTATCAAAAAAGTAAAAAATCTTTTTAGAAGCATAACCCCCACCTTTACATTTAAACCTGACGGATCTTTTTCTGTTTCAATATCTTTTAGCCCTTCTCTCACGATTGAGAACCTTCTTTCTGATCTATTTGAAGGTCTTGAAAACTATGCTGAAAATAACAGGCTTTCTCTATGTATAGTTTTTGATGAATTTCAGGAGATAACAACACTTGAGGAATCAAAAAAAATAGAAGGAATAATAAGAAGTTATATTCAAAACCAACAGAATGTAAGTTATGTCTTTGTGGGAAGCAGAAGAAAACTTCTGCTGGACATGTTCATAGATCAGAAAAGACCTTTTTACAAAAGTTCATATCTGTATCGGCTTGAGAAAATAGGAAAAGAAGAATTCGTAAAATGTATAAAAAATGGTTTTGATAAAACCGGTAAGATCTGTTTTGAAGATATTGCACAAAATATATACGATCTTGCAGAAGGATACCCTTATTATGTCCAAAAATTATCGGCGATCGTATGGGATCTGACAGACAAGAAGGTATCAGAAAAAATAGTAAATGATGCATTAAAAACATTAATAAAAATGGAAAGTATTGATTTTGAAAATATATGGATAAACCTGAACAAAGGTGAAAAAATTGTTTTGAAAACTATTGTAAAGTTTCCTCATTTGTCTGTTTATTCAAAGGATTTTATAGAGAGTTCCGGGCTTTCTATTGGTGGAATTCAGAAAGCTGTAAGCTCACTGATCAAGAAAGATATCATAGAAAAAGAAAACAAAAAGTTGAAACTGACAGATCCAGTTATGGCTCACTGGATAAAAAAATCCGTTCAGGATTAGGTGAATAAAGGTTTATAGCAGGAAAAAGCCTTATAATTGAGACTATAGTTGAGACTTTAGAATTGACAATTTTCAGATTTTACGCTATTTTAAGAAGAGGTCTGTCAGAAATCGGGCTTTTTGGAAAATGAATACGTTGATACTCAAGGACGAGAGAGGGGCTGTTGAAACTGTCCCGAGTTGTAAGGGCATTGCGACTCCGTGTTGCTGGAACTTGTCCATTGTTGAGCCAGAGTTGAAACTGTCCCGAGTTGTAAGGGCATTGCGACCTCATTATGAGGATTCTATTACCTTTTTTTGTCGTTAGTTGAAACTGTCCCGAGTTGTAAGGGCATTGCGACAAATTAATCGCCAATCTTTAAATAGGTCTTTGTCAAAGTTGAAACTGTCCCGAGTTGTAAGGGCATTGCGACCGAAGATGACCCTCAAAAAGACCCCGGTTAAACATCGGGGTTGAAACTGTCCCGAGTTGTAAGGGCATTGCGACTCCGTTAACGGAGCTCTTCTGGAGGCTCTTCCAGCCTCGTTGAAACTGTCCCGAGTTGTAAGGGCATTGCGACGTTAAGATTTGAACTTTGCCATTTTGCATATAACTTTTTAGTTGAAACTGTCCCGAGTTGTAAGGGCATTGCGACAAATAACTTCCCCTTCTCCTCTTTGTATTGACACTAAGTTGAAACTGTCCCGAGTTATGAGGGCATTGCGACCTCAAGCCAGTATTGACAACCTTATAAGAAGGTCTTATATATATGAGTGCGAAACAAAAATTGAAAAGAAATTAAGATATTTAATCACTTCAAGCTTTATTTCCGGAAATGTTAGTTAAAGAGAAAAGTAAACTATCTATTTTTAGAAGGTAAAAAATTTGAAAAAAGGTTTAAGGAATGCATTAGAGGAAATAGGAAAACATTTTTTAAATGTAGCGGTAGCCGTAATAGTTTTTTCAATAATCCAACCATTGATTAATGGAAAATTCCAAATAGGAACTGCAATTTTATTTATTATTGCTTATTTTATACTTGTTATAATTGCAACTGTTTTTTTAATTGTGGGAGGAAAAGAAGATGAATAACGAAACTTTATATTATTTGATAATTTTTGGTGGGATCTTATTTACTGCTTTTGTAAGTGTAGGTATTGCAGTTCTCCTGTCAAAAATCTTTGAAAAGAAAACAAAAGTAAAAAACACTTGATTATTATTGGTAAAGGAACAATGATAGTTATCAATAATATGTTATATACTATCTAATTTACGTATAGGCATTTTTATTCTTAACTATTTTGAGTTTATAATATCTATGTTTTTGCATTCTTTTTAATTTTTATTTGTTGAAACCGTCAAAACTTCAAAAGCATTGAACTTAAAATCAATACTTGATTTTAATACTAACAATAAAAATAGAACAAAAATAGAACAAAGGTGTTGTTAAATATGACAAATTTGGATTAACATTTGTCAAAATAATTTTGGAGAGGTTAGATTGATTTTCTTGAGCGAATATTTGAAATATCTATATAAGGATCAAAAATGGATGATTGTTATATGTAGAGATCCAAATCAATTTGAAGGTACACTTGATGAATGGAGAAAAGTATATTATGAGATTTTCAATGTACAAACAGATAAAAACATAGAAG
This portion of the Persephonella sp. genome encodes:
- a CDS encoding ATP-binding protein, yielding MKNPFTIGIAKEERFCNRKKEIKELKNFIKNRQSVVIYSPRRYGKTSLIKKVLNDLEKENKNFGGIYVDLFSVSSYQDFVEIFSKSVIHSIGREVNRSFIKKVKNLFRSITPTFTFKPDGSFSVSISFSPSLTIENLLSDLFEGLENYAENNRLSLCIVFDEFQEITTLEESKKIEGIIRSYIQNQQNVSYVFVGSRRKLLLDMFIDQKRPFYKSSYLYRLEKIGKEEFVKCIKNGFDKTGKICFEDIAQNIYDLAEGYPYYVQKLSAIVWDLTDKKVSEKIVNDALKTLIKMESIDFENIWINLNKGEKIVLKTIVKFPHLSVYSKDFIESSGLSIGGIQKAVSSLIKKDIIEKENKKLKLTDPVMAHWIKKSVQD